Sequence from the Ignavibacteria bacterium genome:
GGGAATCGTTTCCAAGAAACTTATGAAAAGCGGAGGTCGCATTTTTGCAATGACGAGTTCAGGAGGTCATTCTGTATTGCCATTTTACGGCGCAGTATCTGCAGCAAAATCAACCCTCGAATCGCATATACGCCAACTTGCGATGGAACTTGGCGAATACGGAATTACTGCAACTGCATTGCTCGCAGGAGTTACCGATACTCCCGCGTTGCGGAAAATTCCTAACGCTGAATCTATGTTGAATATTTCGCTTGCTAAAAATCCGCAGGGAAAATTAACGACACCAGAAAACGTTGCCAAAACAATTGCTATGTTGTGCTTAGAACATGCAGATTTTATTTCTGGCGGTATTATTCACGTAGATGGGGGAGAAGATAAAGTTCAATTTGTTGGACAGAAAAAAATTGAGACAGTAAAAAAATAGTGAAAATCGAGATTAAGAAACGCTGTCAATGGGCGGACGATGATGAAATGTTGCAGTTGTATCACGACAACTACTGGGGAGTTCCACCAAGAAATGACAACGAACTATTTGAACGAATGACACAGCAGATTTTTCAAGCGGGATTGAGTTGGAAAATCATTTGGAGTAAACACAAGAACTTTCACAAAGCGTTCTCAAAGTTTTCTGTTCAAAAAGTAGCGAATTATGATAAGAAAGAATTAAAGCGATTGTTGAACGATGCTACGATTGTTCGCAACAGAACAAAAATAAATGCAACGCTTGAAAACGCAAAACGAATAATAAAACTGAAGAAAGAATTCGGAAGTTTTCGAAAATTTCTTAACACTATTCCAAATGAACTTCTCGCTTGTCAAAAAGCAATGAAAGAACATTTTGTTTTTATGGGACCGGAAATAACTAGGATGTTCGTGTTCAATATTGGAAAAATTCCGTTTCCTCACGAAAAGCAATGTTGGAAAAATACCAACACAAGGTTCGCGAAATAGATATACGAGAAATTTATTTTCGCATTCTCCGAACATTCTGATTAGCAATTCGTAAGAGGTTTTGCGTTGCTTGAATAATATTTTTATTCTTGAAAATGGAATATCCAGCAACGAATGCTGTCGCTCCTGCATCCACAACGGATTTCACGTTTTGTTCTGTAATTCCTCCATCAACAACTAATTCTGCTTGCGACGGCTCAATCATTTCAGCAATTGTTTCTACTTTTAAAATTTGCGACGAAATAAATTCTTGCCCACCAAATCCTGGTTCAACAGTCATTACGAGTACAATATCAACATCGTGCAGCACTTCGGAAATTGCATAAGCAGGCGTTGCAGGATTTAGCGACACTCCTGCTTTCATTCCCATTTTTTTGATTGTTTGAATTGTTCGATACAAATGTTTGCACGCTTCAACGTGAACGGTAATGTGATTGCATCCCGCTTGAGCAAACGAATCTAATAAATCGTCTGGGCGCTCGAGCATCAGATGCGCATCGAGAGGAAGATTGGTAATTTTTTTTATTGAAGAAATAATCATAGGACCAAACGTAATGTTTGGAACAAAATGTCCATCCATAATATCAAGATGTAACCAATCTGCGCCGCCACGTTCAAGTTGCTGTACGCTGTTTCTCAATGAAGAAAAATCTGCATTTAAAATTGATGGGGCGATTTTTATTTTTTTCATATTAGTGTTCAGTTACTTTTACTTTTTCCCGTGATACGAATAAATCAATTGTTGCGCCAAATGGAACAAAATCTCCCGGTATGGGATATTGGTCGAGAACGGTGTTCGGAGGGAATTCGATTGTATGTTCAAACGAAATTTTACCGATGGTAAAGTTCTTCGACTTGAGAAATGCAATTGCTTCGTTCAATGTTTTGTTTGTTACATCGGGAACACGAACTCTATCAGTGCTTTTTCCTTGGCTCACGACAACAGAAACTTGCGTTCCTTTGCTTACTGTACTCCCACTTGCTATTTCTTGGATAAACACTGTTCCCGCAGGATAATCGTCAGAAACAGAATATGATGGTTCGCCCATTAATAAACCGATGCGCTCAAGAGCGAATAGCGCATCTCGTAACGATTTTCCTTTTAATGAAGGAACGGAAACTTTTTCTTCGCCTCCACTCATAACAAGATAGATTCTTCTTCCTTTTCTGACGGCAGAGCCAGCAAACGGCGTTTGAAGCGAAATTCTTCCCGGCTTGATTTTCTGGTCTTTTCTTATTCCTCCGTCTAAGGGTTTTAAACCGAGCGAATCAAGCAATCGTGTGGCATCATCTTTTTTCATATTAATCACAGATGGAACAAGTAATGTTTCTTTGCTATGTACCAACGCAGGGATGAGGAAGTAATTGAATGAAGTGAACAACAAGATTAACGCAACAACGATGAAGAGAGGAATGCGAAATATTTTTTCTCGGAAATTATGTTTCATTCTGAAAAAAATATATGAAAATCACGTACACAATTTCAGCAACTTGTTTATTCTGTAAAAAAATTAAATGTAGATAAATAGCGACAACGTCGATGTTTTTGCCGTTGCGACTGGTTATCAAAATCCGCATTTCGTTGACCCGAAACCGGGAATTCCTCAAATGCCTTCACAACTTGCAAAAGTGACCAGCGAAATGGAACGCGATACTATGAAGTTCATTATTTCATCGCCGTATTTCAAAACCGAATCAACAATCATGGTTCGCCTCGTCCTTCACCAATCCATTTCCCTATAAATAGTTTGAGGGGAAGCCACAAACTATCTTTCTTTGTCGTTTTGAAAAAAAGTAAAAGAGGAAAGAAGAGCGTGAGGAAAATATATTTTTTCATAAATGTATAGTGTGTATTGTTTTTCTACTTTAGTTGAATTTTCTATAAAAGATAACTTTATGATATTGTGATTCAACGTTTTTTGCTGAATCGAAAACCAGCCACTTTCCGTCCGAACTCCAATCGCAGCAACCTCCAGATATTTGGTTATCAGTAAGTTTCCATTGTTTTATTCCATCGGGAGTAACTGCATAAATATTGTGCTGTCCGTTTTGCATTGAGATATATGTAATGAAATTTTCTGTTGGATGCCAACGAACACAACCTGCTTTATAGCCGCTGACATTTTTTGAAATATAATTTAAGA
This genomic interval carries:
- a CDS encoding ribulose-phosphate 3-epimerase gives rise to the protein MKKIKIAPSILNADFSSLRNSVQQLERGGADWLHLDIMDGHFVPNITFGPMIISSIKKITNLPLDAHLMLERPDDLLDSFAQAGCNHITVHVEACKHLYRTIQTIKKMGMKAGVSLNPATPAYAISEVLHDVDIVLVMTVEPGFGGQEFISSQILKVETIAEMIEPSQAELVVDGGITEQNVKSVVDAGATAFVAGYSIFKNKNIIQATQNLLRIANQNVRRMRK
- a CDS encoding DNA-3-methyladenine glycosylase I, with the translated sequence MKIEIKKRCQWADDDEMLQLYHDNYWGVPPRNDNELFERMTQQIFQAGLSWKIIWSKHKNFHKAFSKFSVQKVANYDKKELKRLLNDATIVRNRTKINATLENAKRIIKLKKEFGSFRKFLNTIPNELLACQKAMKEHFVFMGPEITRMFVFNIGKIPFPHEKQCWKNTNTRFAK
- a CDS encoding SDR family oxidoreductase, with translation MNTQFRFPPTHWALILGASSGFGGATAIELAKHGMNIFGIHLDRAATLPNVQKIISEIERYGSKAIFFNVNASDATKRNEVLDGIEKIFSENAENTIKIMLHSLAFGTLKPYISHNPDEMITQAQMEMTVDVMGNSLVYWTQGIVSKKLMKSGGRIFAMTSSGGHSVLPFYGAVSAAKSTLESHIRQLAMELGEYGITATALLAGVTDTPALRKIPNAESMLNISLAKNPQGKLTTPENVAKTIAMLCLEHADFISGGIIHVDGGEDKVQFVGQKKIETVKK
- a CDS encoding PASTA domain-containing protein, with product MKHNFREKIFRIPLFIVVALILLFTSFNYFLIPALVHSKETLLVPSVINMKKDDATRLLDSLGLKPLDGGIRKDQKIKPGRISLQTPFAGSAVRKGRRIYLVMSGGEEKVSVPSLKGKSLRDALFALERIGLLMGEPSYSVSDDYPAGTVFIQEIASGSTVSKGTQVSVVVSQGKSTDRVRVPDVTNKTLNEAIAFLKSKNFTIGKISFEHTIEFPPNTVLDQYPIPGDFVPFGATIDLFVSREKVKVTEH